One genomic region from Pongo abelii isolate AG06213 chromosome 4, NHGRI_mPonAbe1-v2.0_pri, whole genome shotgun sequence encodes:
- the F2R gene encoding proteinase-activated receptor 1 isoform X2, translating to MGPRRLLLVTACFSLCGPLLSARTRARRPESKATNATLDPRSFLLRNPNDKYEPFWEDEEKNESGLTEYRLVSVNKSSSLQKPLPAFISEDASGYLTSSWLTLFVPSVYTGVFVVSLPLNIMAIIVFILKMKVKKPAVVYMLHLATADVLFVSVLPFKISYYFSGSDWQFGSELCRFVTAAFYCNMYASILLMTVISIDRFLAVVYPMQSLSWRTLGRASFTCLAIWALAIAGVVPLLLKEQTIQVPGLNITTCHDVLNETLLEGYYAYYFSAFSAVFFFVPLIISTVCYVSIIRCLSSSTVANRSKKSRALFLSAAVFCIFIICFGPTNILLIAHYSFLSHTSTTEAAYFAYLLCVCVSSISCCIDPLIYYYASSECQRYVYSILCCKESSDPSSYNSSGQLMASKMDTCSSNLNNSIYKKLLT from the coding sequence agtcaaAAGCAACAAATGCCACCTTAGATCCCCGGTCATTTCTTCTCAGGAACCCCAATGATAAATATGAAccattttgggaggatgaggagaaaaatgaaagtggGCTAACTGAATACAGATTAGTCTCCGTCAATAAAAGCAGTTCTCTTCAAAAACCACTTCCTGCATTCATCTCAGAAGATGCCTCCGGATATCTGACCAGCTCCTGGCTGACACTCTTTGTCCCATCTGTGTACACCGGAGTGTTTGTAGTCAGCCTCCCACTAAATATCATGGCCATCATTGTGTTCATCCTGAAAATGAAGGTCAAGAAGCCGGCGGTGGTGTACATGCTGCACCTGGCCACGGCAGATGTGCTCTTTGTGTCTGTGCTCCCCTTTAAGATCAGCTATTACTTTTCCGGTAGTGATTGGCAGTTTGGGTCTGAATTGTGTCGCTTTGTCACTGCAGCATTTTACTGTAACATGTACGCCTCTATCTTGCTCATGACAGTCATAAGCATTGACCGGTTTCTGGCTGTGGTGTATCCCATGCAGTCCCTCTCGTGGCGTACTCTGGGAAGGGCTTCCTTCACTTGTCTGGCCATCTGGGCTTTGGCCATCGCAGGGGTAGTTCCTCTGCTCCTCAAGGAGCAAACCATCCAGGTGCCCGGGCTCAACATCACCACCTGTCATGATGTGCTCAATGAAACCCTGCTCGAAGGCTACTATGCCTACTACTTCTCAGCCTTCTCTGCTGTCTTCTTTTTTGTGCCACTGATCATTTCCACGGTCTGTTATGTGTCTATCATTCGATGTCTTAGCTCTTCCACAGTTGCCAACCGCAGCAAGAAGTCCCGGGCTTTGTTCCTGTCAGCTGCTGTTTTTTGCATCTTCATCATTTGCTTCGGACCCACAAACATCCTCCTGATTGCACATTACTCATTCCTTTCTCACACTTCCACCACAGAGGCTGCCTACTTTGCCtacctcctctgtgtctgtgtcagCAGCATAAGCTGCTGCATCGACCCCCTAATTTACTATTACGCTTCCTCTGAGTGCCAGAGGTACGTCTACAGTATCTTATGCTGCAAAGAAAGTTCCGATCCCAGCAGTTATAACAGCAGTGGGCAGCTGATGGCAAGTAAAATGGATACCTGCTCTAGTAACCTGAATAACAGCATATACAAGAAGCTGTTAACTTAG